From the genome of Numenius arquata chromosome 9, bNumArq3.hap1.1, whole genome shotgun sequence:
GTGCAGGGCTGAATGAAAGGTCAGTTTAGGACAAAAAGAACAGGCTGATGATGTAAGTTACAGAGGCTCACAGGCTGGAGGCTCGagatttcctcttctgcttctccttccaggGCTGGACAGACTGGGCAGAACAGCAGTTTAGCATCCGAGCAGTAAAATGCCCTGCACAGGGCACGTCACTGTGCTGTTATTTAAATTCCCCCAAAAGAGTAAAGCAGAGCGAATGCACTGTTTTTACCTGCACCTGAATTAGGCACCTTCTTAATTTCCCCAAAAATAATGACATTGTTCTAGATGCAAGCTGGAAAGGAGTTTAAGAAAAGTCATGCTTCAGGTGAGAAacatcttttccattttaatttcttaCCATAAGCAAGGTGCGTGCCCTGAGAAAAAGGTTGTTAAGGTGTTACAGGTGATGTTTTACTGAAACAGGAGTAGTTCATAGGATAAGCAAAGGGGTTTCCCCGCctcttttgtgtctttttcttaatatctattATTGCTTTCAAGGTCAATGCTCTGCTTGATACATTTGGCTCACGAGACTGGTaggaattttaatatttatttttattttgctttgtaaagCATAGACATAATATTTGATGACAGTTCCTGGTCATTCAAATAACTTCACTCCTCACCTAAATACCTGTTCAGAAAAGCCACACAAAAGCATCCAGAGCTGTGGGTGCAGCTGAACTCCGGCCCTTTGGATTTAGGACGGGCAGTCACAGCTCCGCTCCTAATCCTACTGCCAAATCCTTTCATGGCCCTGGGtaagggaaagaaagaatttcTAGCAAAACCCACTTCGTAACTCAGTAACAGCcttgtagctaaaaaaaaaaaaaaaaaaaagttacataaaagAGTTACGTAAAAAAAAGTTGCATAAAAAGAAGTTCTACAAGATGACAAACAGGGCTAACTGggatatttaaaaatcagaagaaacccTCAGAGGAACTACATCATAAAAAATAGCACACGTTTCTTCAGCAATTTAAAACaactgctttatttttgcttttccgcTCTTTATTTCAAAGTGGAATAAAGTTCCCAGCAGCCCCAGAAGGCCTGACGCCCCCCTCAGGCACTCGTTTTTGTTTGGCTTCCGTGCTAAATGCAAAAGCTCCCCCCACATTTGCAGGTAGGGTTAGGATAGCTTTGGTCCAATTACATCCCGCTCCGTAAACGATGCCTAATTGTCAGCCGGAACCCCTCACACAGCAAAGATACTGAAGTCAGAGAGTCAAACTTCCCTCCATGACGTCACATGAAAAGAaagttgtctctttttttaattccatttttggCTAGAAGTTTTACAGTTCCAGAAACGCAGTACTTGGCCTCTTTGTTTACTGCTgaccccaaaccaccccagcgTTTCCCCACATACACGTCCCTCGGTGACAAAAGAAAACCCTTCCAGAAGCAGTTCCTCTGGTTGCCCATCGGCTGAAGGAGGGACCTGCAGGGCCACTTCTTAGAAAAGCATCAGCAAAGCTGCCAAAATCAGCCCTAAACCAGCCGCTTGGCCAGGCTTAAAAGCCCTTCCAGCAGCTATTATTAGCAGCCAAGCACTTAAAGACCGACCGCCCCCTCTCCTGCCATCAGGCAGGGACCTTTCCAAGCACGTTGGCGTTATGGGATGGAAGTATGATGGAGCTGGGCTGCTTCCTtggagggaaggctgtggacaggACGTTTCTCCATGCGGATGATCAGAGCCGTTGGCCGTGAAAGggagctcacagaatcacagaacagaacGATACGGGGTTGGAGAAGGGCAACAGGTTACTAGAACACGTTGCTCTCCTCCTAGCTCATACTAAGGAGCACGTTTTCCCCTTTTAGGTGTGTTTCAGGGGGGTGAACGTCTGATGGTGGTACCACGGTGGTTTCACGTGGTTTCAAGGGGCAGGACGATGAAGCCAGGGTAGCAGAGCATCCCTAGGCGGCCAGGTCAAAGTCGTCGCGCTCCTGGTTGTAGTCGAGGACCTTCTGCCGCAGGCGGGAGGCGTCTACCCAGGTGATGAAGTCCTCCACGGCGCGGGGGACGAGGAGCGCGGGGTCGGTCACCACCTCGGGCCCCACGCGGACGTGTCCCTGCTCCACGAAGGTGACGGCGTGGCGGAGGTTCTGGGCCATCCGCAGCTTcaccagcaggcagggcaggcggcggcggcagaaGGCGGCGGCCGAGAGGCTCTCGCAGACGGCCAGCGACCGCCGgctgcccaccagccccagcccgtACAGCTTCTCCAGCAGCGCGGCGGCGCAGCGGGCGCGGAAGGCGGCGCTGGCCGGCCCCAGGTCGCGCAGGCGGCGGGCCAAGGCGCGGACGGTGCGGGCCAGCGCTTTGTACTGCACGTAGTCCTCCCGGCGACCCAGCCGGTACCGCCGCAGGGCCTTCACCTCGGCCAggctcccccccgccgcctcccagcTCACCAGCTCCAGCCGCCGCAGCAGCTTCTGCTCGTGGTACTTCAGCTTCCGCACCATCTCGGagggtgggatggatggatggagggagggatggatggatggatggatggatggagggagagagggggagagagggagagagagggagagagagagagagagggagggagggagggagggagggaaggaaggaaggaaagaaggatgcGGACACGCAGCTCGGCACCGACCGCCCTTTCCGGGGAGgagcggccccgctccgccccgcagCTTCCCCGGAGAGGCTGTCCCCTCCCGTCCCCTCCCGTCCCGCCCCCGGGAGGAGCGGAGCGTCTCTTGCCGGGTTAGGATGGCCCCCGGGGCTCTTCCACTTCGTGCCCGGGGTGCTgccgggagaggaggaggtggtggataacgccccccgccccggctggcCCGGGGGATGCTGCTCACGCCCGCTGCCCGCTCTGGGATGCGGCGGGTCCCCCCCTGCGCTCGGCTCGTCCCCAGCCTGGCTCCGAGGTGTCACCGAGgtaggggccggggagggggtatgtgtgtgtgtcagacCTTCCCAACAACCTCTCCTGCTCGGGCAGCCCTCCCTTTTCTCTCCAGGGATCAAATCCAGGCTTCGCCATTCCTCTCGGAAAAACGGCTACAGCGTCGAGTTTTTCCATGACATCCCTCTCCCCGAGACGCGTAGGCCGGTTTTGTTTACTGCAAAAACTTCCCTCTCTGCCCTTCCTTCGAGAAGGAGCAGCTCCAGGTCGGAGCCAGGTGGGGAGGGAACTGCCAcccctagccccccccccccaaaactcgcCGTTCTTGGGCTTGCACATCTCTATTTGTGCCCAAAAAGTGGCACCGCTGCTGCTCCGTGTCACCTCgacctccccagtgccaccgCGGCGACCCCAGCCAAACATTCCTCCCTGCCTTTCTGTTTGGTCCACGGCGTTGTCCCATCCTTGGGATTCAGGACACTCTGCTCCAAGGAGATTCCCCAATGGAGCAGGTCAGGTTGATCACTTGGGATTTGGGATCTCGGATTCTCCTGAGCAAATTCTTGTGTCGCCTCAACCCTGAATTTCCTCCTGCTGGACCTTCAACGCGGTGGATTTTTTTCAGAGTAGGTGATGTGGTCACACAGGCCATGGGGGGGTCTCTTGatttgctttgtgcttttctCCAGGTTTGTCGGTGAAGGAACCGATGGAAATGGGGAGCAACAGCACTGAGAAGTTCTACAGGATCCCCGAAGGGAAGGGACCGCACTCGGTGGGATGCACAGACCTGATGACGGACAATGCGGTTGAGGTAAAGCTCTCGGTTCTTCTCCCTTTGGATTTAAGCCGCAATGTTAGTGAAACAACCTGCGGGTGAATCAGACAGGAGGCCTTGTATGTGCAGGGGTGCTCCATGGCTGAGGCTCACAGCTGAGCTTTCCATCCTCTCTGTCCCAGTGTAGGATGTGAACTGGGCATTTACCAGATGGATGTAATCTGCAGGCCTTCCCCATGGCTCCCTCCTCCGCATACCCTTGCCTTCCTGACTGCCCTACGCAGGATACTGCAGAGAAACCGTGTCCTCCTGGGCCCCACAGGGTTCTTCCCAGCCACCCCACCGCTCCCTTctgcgctgggctcctggggAGGCTCCACACGCAGTCTCCGTGACTGTAGCTCTTCTCACCACAGAGATCCCCATGGGATTTGGCAGGGTTGGGTGATGAGGGTGGTGTCTTGTCAAAATTTTATCTAGCTGAAAAAGAACGGGATGTCCATTCTGCAAGTGGTTGGTACAGAGAGAAGCCACCATAAGAAGATGGGGAGAGTAAACGAGCTCATTTGTGGGTTTCCATTTCAAATCctcttgctttttaattttcctgtgagGCCGCGCCTGCGTTTACGCTGTGGTTTTACTCCTCGGACTTAGCCAGGTGTAGTGGAACTTGTGACCGGTTTGTAGTGGTTATTCAtatgttttcctttgctctaCTGAGCTTACTCCGTAGTAGCACAAAGAAGCGCTTAGTTTCTCTTTGCAATCAGCCCATGCGTTTTTCTTAGATGAGCAAGCCATATAATTACAGTTCTCCCAGGCACAGGTAATGAACCTCTTTCCCTTTCTGGGAAGCAGTTAGTCACCCGGGGAAGTTCTCCAGGACTGTTCCGGCATCAAATCAATATCATTACCAGCGTGGGTGAAGTTTGATGATTTCTTCCTTAAAGGCCTTTGTGTCAAAGATTGATTTAAGTTTGATGAGTAAATAGAAACAAGCTTCACGAAACAAGCTTTTGGTACACGTTGTGTATGAAACTGATAAATTAGTGTTGAAGAAACCAGACTTTATTCCAAAGCTCATGTTCTTTTTGGCCCTAGACTTAACTTGTTAAAACAAAAGCACAGTCGGAGCAAGACAGTGCATTTGAATAGTGTGTCGTAAACTCCCCCGCAAACCGGGAAGTAAGAATGCAAATTACACACAGCTCATCCGCCGGGAGGTCTGCTTTAAGGTGTGCCCTTGGTACACTGCTGCTGTCTGCGTAGGAAAAATACTGGCAAGGGGGTATGGAGGGTCCGTGTGATTGTGGGAAGCTTGGCTGGTTTCCTGGAAGACCTGGAGTGCAGGCAGTAAAAGAAGATTCACACCGGTGGTAAGAAAATGAGGCAGGTAAAACACAGGTTAACACAGTTGCATTTAGAAAGATGGACCACTACAGGGTTGTAAATGCCTTGATGAGGAGGAAGAACAATATATTGCCCTgctttgctgtgcagctggccaGGAGCTTTATCGAGAGCCTTCTGCTCAGGTCAGCCAAGAACACTATAGCCACACTGAGACTGTGGCCCTGACTCTACCTGCATCTCCTCTGCTGGACCACACttccagaaattaatttcaggGTAAAATTTGTCTTGCTAACCTCGTGGAAAAATATACTTCTAGgagggtcccttcccacccacaccccccccaggttTAGCAAGAGGAATTGGGTGA
Proteins encoded in this window:
- the IMP3 gene encoding U3 small nucleolar ribonucleoprotein protein IMP3, whose product is MVRKLKYHEQKLLRRLELVSWEAAGGSLAEVKALRRYRLGRREDYVQYKALARTVRALARRLRDLGPASAAFRARCAAALLEKLYGLGLVGSRRSLAVCESLSAAAFCRRRLPCLLVKLRMAQNLRHAVTFVEQGHVRVGPEVVTDPALLVPRAVEDFITWVDASRLRQKVLDYNQERDDFDLAA